A part of Pseudomonas sp. HR96 genomic DNA contains:
- the ilvD gene encoding dihydroxy-acid dehydratase, which translates to MPDYRSKTSTHGRNMAGARALWRATGMKDADFKKPIIAIANSFTQFVPGHVHLKDLGQLVAREIERAGGVAKEFNTIAVDDGIAMGHDGMLYSLPSREIIADSVEYMVNAHCADAIVCISNCDKITPGMLMAALRLNIPVIFVSGGPMEAGKTKLASHGLDLVDAMVIAADSSASDEKVAEYERSACPTCGSCSGMFTANSMNCLTEALGLALPGNGSTLATHSDREQLFLQAGRTIVELCQRYYGDNDESVLPRNIANFKAFENAMMLDIAMGGSTNTILHLLAAAQEAEIDFDLRDIDRLSRSVPQLCKVAPNIQKYHMEDVHRAGGIFSILGSLARGGLLHTDLPTVHSRSMEEAIAKWDITQTGDEAVHHFFKAGPAGIPTQTAFSQSTRWETLDDDRENGCIRSFEHAYSKEGGLAVLYGNIAMDGCVVKTAGVDESIHVFEGNAKIFESQDSAVRGILADEVKAGDIVIIRYEGPKGGPGMQEMLYPTSYLKSKGLGKACALLTDGRFSGGTSGLSIGHASPEAAAGGAIGLVRDGDKVLIDIPNRSINLLVGDDELAARRAEQDKKGWKPVEVRPRKVTTALKAYALLATSADKGAVRNKAMLDGL; encoded by the coding sequence ATGCCTGACTATCGTTCGAAAACATCCACCCACGGCCGCAACATGGCCGGTGCCCGCGCACTCTGGCGCGCCACGGGCATGAAGGATGCCGACTTCAAGAAGCCGATCATCGCGATCGCCAACTCCTTCACCCAATTCGTGCCGGGCCATGTGCACCTCAAGGACCTCGGCCAACTGGTCGCCCGCGAGATCGAACGTGCCGGCGGCGTGGCCAAGGAATTCAACACCATCGCCGTGGACGACGGCATCGCCATGGGCCATGACGGCATGTTGTACTCGCTGCCCAGCCGCGAAATCATCGCCGACTCGGTCGAGTACATGGTCAACGCCCACTGCGCCGACGCCATCGTCTGCATCTCCAACTGCGACAAGATCACCCCCGGCATGCTGATGGCCGCCCTGCGCCTGAACATCCCGGTGATCTTCGTTTCCGGCGGCCCGATGGAAGCCGGCAAGACCAAGCTGGCCAGCCACGGCCTCGACCTGGTCGACGCCATGGTCATCGCCGCCGACTCCAGCGCCTCCGACGAGAAGGTCGCCGAGTACGAGCGCAGCGCCTGCCCGACCTGCGGTTCGTGCTCCGGCATGTTCACCGCCAACTCCATGAACTGCCTGACCGAGGCGCTGGGCCTGGCCCTGCCCGGCAATGGTTCGACCCTGGCCACCCACAGTGACCGCGAGCAGCTGTTCCTGCAGGCCGGACGGACCATCGTCGAACTCTGCCAGCGCTACTACGGTGACAACGACGAGTCGGTACTGCCACGCAACATCGCCAACTTCAAGGCGTTCGAGAACGCCATGATGCTCGACATCGCCATGGGCGGCTCGACCAACACCATCCTGCACCTGCTGGCCGCCGCCCAGGAGGCCGAGATCGACTTCGACCTGCGCGACATCGATCGCCTTTCGCGCAGCGTCCCGCAGCTGTGCAAGGTCGCGCCGAACATCCAGAAGTACCACATGGAAGACGTCCACCGCGCTGGCGGCATCTTCAGCATCCTCGGCTCGCTGGCCCGTGGCGGCCTGCTGCACACCGACCTGCCGACCGTGCACAGCCGCAGCATGGAAGAAGCCATCGCCAAGTGGGACATCACCCAGACCGGCGATGAAGCCGTGCACCACTTCTTCAAGGCCGGCCCGGCCGGCATCCCCACGCAGACCGCCTTCAGCCAGTCGACCCGCTGGGAGACCCTGGACGACGACCGTGAGAACGGCTGCATCCGCAGCTTCGAACACGCCTACTCGAAGGAAGGCGGCCTGGCCGTGCTGTACGGCAACATCGCGATGGACGGCTGCGTGGTGAAAACCGCCGGCGTCGACGAGTCGATCCATGTGTTCGAAGGCAACGCAAAGATCTTCGAAAGCCAGGACAGCGCCGTACGCGGCATCCTCGCCGACGAGGTCAAGGCCGGCGACATCGTGATCATCCGCTACGAAGGCCCGAAAGGCGGCCCGGGCATGCAGGAAATGCTCTACCCCACCTCGTACCTGAAGTCCAAAGGCCTGGGCAAGGCCTGCGCCCTGCTCACCGACGGCCGCTTCTCCGGCGGCACCTCGGGCCTGTCCATCGGCCACGCCTCACCGGAAGCCGCTGCCGGTGGCGCGATCGGCCTGGTGCGCGATGGCGACAAGGTGTTGATCGACATCCCCAACCGCTCGATCAACCTGCTGGTCGGCGACGACGAGCTGGCTGCTCGCCGCGCCGAGCAGGACAAGAAAGGCTGGAAGCCGGTGGAAGTGCGGCCACGCAAGGTGACCACGGCACTGAAGGCCTATGCCCTGCTGGCGACCAGCGCCGACAAGGGCGCGGTGCGCAACAAGGCGATGCTCGACGGGCTGTAA
- a CDS encoding magnesium transporter — MTSTTFDYTPRHLGDGAQPLPPAAQAQLDELHQEITLMIGHYNSLSDLVARDPAAAQNMDRPAVAVAVAEATEDFHKGALISTPLGNLKTATVGLLYRKRVLWLVLLVFGNLFSGAGIAAFEDVIASHIALVFFLPLLVDSGGNAGAQSATLMVRALATGEVILKDWLKLLGRECFVALGLGLTMAVAVASLGLLRGGVDIALIVSCSMMIIVLLGSLIGMSLPFLLSRMKLDPATASGPLITSIADAAGVLVYFGIASQVLELA; from the coding sequence ATGACCAGCACGACTTTCGACTACACCCCTCGCCACCTCGGCGACGGCGCCCAGCCCCTGCCGCCCGCCGCGCAGGCCCAGCTGGACGAACTGCATCAGGAAATCACCCTGATGATCGGCCACTACAACTCGCTCAGCGACCTGGTCGCCCGTGATCCGGCGGCGGCGCAGAACATGGACCGGCCCGCCGTGGCGGTGGCGGTGGCCGAAGCCACCGAAGACTTCCACAAGGGCGCCTTGATCAGCACGCCGCTGGGCAACCTGAAGACCGCCACCGTCGGCCTGCTCTACCGCAAGCGCGTGCTGTGGCTGGTGTTGCTGGTGTTCGGCAACCTGTTCTCGGGTGCCGGCATCGCCGCCTTCGAAGACGTCATCGCCTCGCACATCGCTCTGGTGTTCTTCCTGCCCCTGCTGGTGGACAGCGGCGGCAACGCCGGCGCGCAGTCGGCCACACTGATGGTGCGGGCACTGGCCACCGGCGAGGTCATACTCAAGGATTGGCTCAAGCTGCTGGGTCGGGAATGTTTCGTGGCTCTGGGCCTGGGCTTGACCATGGCGGTGGCGGTGGCCTCGCTGGGCCTGCTGCGTGGCGGCGTCGACATCGCGCTGATCGTTTCCTGCAGCATGATGATCATCGTTCTGCTGGGCAGCCTGATCGGCATGAGCCTGCCGTTCCTGCTGAGCCGCATGAAGCTCGACCCGGCCACCGCCAGCGGCCCGTTGATCACCTCGATCGCCGATGCCGCCGGGGTGCTGGTGTACTTCGGCATCGCTTCGCAGGTGCTGGAACTGGCCTGA
- a CDS encoding class I SAM-dependent rRNA methyltransferase, whose product MSLPSLRLKPNADRRLRNGHLWVYSNEIDVAATPLHGFKAGDQAILEAAGGKPLGVVAMSPNNLICARLLSRDAKLMLDKSLLVHRLNVALSLRERLFDKPFYRLVYGDSDLMPGLVVDRFGDILVVQLASATMEQHKADVMAALIQVIKPSGILFKNDSAARDAEGLERYVETAFGVVPEWVALEENGVKFEAPVMEGQKTGWFYDHRMNRARLAPYVKGKRVLDLFSYIGGWGVQAGAFGASEVFCVDASGFALDGVERNAALNGIGEKMTCVEGDVFEALKELKAAEERFDVIVADPPAFIKRKKDLKNGEGAYRRLNEQAMRLLSKDGILVSASCSMHLPEDDLQNILLTSARHLDRNIQLLERGGQGPDHPVHPAIVETRYIKSITCRLLPNS is encoded by the coding sequence ATGTCCCTGCCCAGCCTTCGCCTGAAACCCAATGCCGACCGGCGCCTGCGCAACGGTCACCTGTGGGTGTACAGCAACGAGATCGACGTTGCCGCCACCCCGCTGCATGGCTTCAAGGCCGGCGACCAGGCCATTCTCGAGGCGGCGGGCGGCAAGCCGCTGGGCGTCGTGGCCATGAGCCCGAACAACCTCATCTGCGCACGCCTGTTGTCCCGTGACGCCAAGCTGATGCTGGACAAGTCGCTGCTGGTGCATCGCCTCAACGTGGCCCTGTCGCTGCGCGAGCGCCTGTTCGACAAGCCGTTCTATCGCCTGGTGTACGGTGATTCGGACCTGATGCCCGGCCTGGTGGTCGACCGCTTCGGCGATATCCTCGTGGTGCAGCTGGCCTCGGCGACCATGGAGCAGCACAAGGCCGACGTCATGGCGGCGCTGATCCAGGTGATCAAGCCCAGCGGCATCCTGTTCAAGAACGATTCGGCGGCGCGTGACGCCGAAGGCCTGGAGCGTTATGTCGAGACCGCCTTCGGCGTGGTGCCGGAGTGGGTCGCACTGGAAGAGAACGGCGTCAAATTCGAAGCCCCGGTGATGGAAGGCCAGAAGACTGGCTGGTTCTACGACCACCGCATGAACCGCGCGCGCCTGGCGCCCTACGTCAAGGGCAAGCGTGTGCTCGACCTGTTCAGCTACATCGGCGGCTGGGGCGTGCAGGCCGGCGCGTTCGGCGCCAGTGAAGTGTTTTGCGTCGACGCCTCGGGCTTTGCCCTCGACGGTGTCGAACGCAACGCCGCGTTGAACGGCATTGGTGAAAAAATGACCTGCGTGGAAGGCGATGTGTTCGAAGCGCTCAAGGAGCTGAAAGCGGCCGAGGAACGCTTCGACGTGATCGTCGCCGACCCGCCTGCCTTCATCAAGCGCAAGAAAGACCTGAAAAACGGTGAAGGCGCCTACCGCCGTCTCAACGAGCAAGCCATGCGCCTGCTCAGCAAGGACGGCATTCTGGTCAGCGCCTCCTGCTCGATGCACCTGCCCGAAGACGACCTGCAGAATATCCTGCTGACCAGCGCCCGCCACCTGGACCGCAATATCCAGCTGCTCGAGCGCGGCGGCCAGGGCCCGGACCATCCGGTGCACCCGGCCATCGTCGAAACTCGCTACATCAAGAGCATCACCTGCCGCCTGCTGCCCAACAGCTGA
- a CDS encoding HDOD domain-containing protein, giving the protein MPPQPQIMVDLQMEQYMPDPDLDVIARLIAQDPGLSGALLKLVNSPHYGLSNKIASIQKAVNLLGSRSVINLINAQSIRGEMSDETIVTLNRFWDTAQDVALTCLTLAKRIGTQATDEAYALGLFHDCGVPLMLKRFPDYMSVLEQAYAQAGPDCRVVDTENRVFNTNHAVVGYYTAKSWRLPEHLGSAIANHHNALSIFSDDSNRNSQLKNLLSILKMAEHICASYRVLGNQQEDHEWDSIGHLILDYVGLSDYDFENLRESIRELGVR; this is encoded by the coding sequence GTGCCTCCACAACCGCAGATCATGGTCGACCTGCAGATGGAACAGTACATGCCCGACCCCGACCTGGACGTCATCGCCCGCCTGATCGCCCAGGACCCGGGGCTCTCGGGGGCCCTGCTGAAACTGGTGAACTCCCCGCATTACGGCCTCAGCAACAAGATCGCCTCGATCCAGAAAGCCGTGAACCTGCTCGGCAGCCGCTCGGTGATCAACCTGATCAACGCGCAGTCCATTCGCGGCGAGATGAGCGACGAGACCATCGTTACCCTCAACCGCTTCTGGGACACCGCCCAGGATGTGGCCTTGACCTGCCTGACCCTGGCCAAGCGCATCGGTACCCAGGCCACCGACGAGGCCTACGCCCTGGGCCTGTTCCACGATTGCGGCGTGCCGCTGATGCTCAAGCGCTTCCCCGACTACATGAGCGTGCTCGAACAGGCCTACGCCCAGGCCGGCCCGGATTGCCGGGTGGTCGACACGGAAAACCGCGTGTTCAACACCAACCACGCGGTGGTGGGCTACTACACGGCCAAGTCCTGGCGCCTGCCCGAGCACCTGGGCAGCGCCATCGCCAACCACCACAACGCCCTGTCGATCTTCAGCGACGACAGCAACCGCAACAGCCAGCTGAAGAACCTGCTGTCGATCCTGAAGATGGCCGAGCACATCTGCGCGTCCTATCGGGTGCTTGGCAATCAGCAGGAAGACCATGAGTGGGACAGCATCGGCCACCTGATCCTCGATTACGTCGGCCTGTCGGACTACGACTTCGAAAACCTGCGCGAATCGATCCGCGAACTGGGTGTACGCTGA
- the mutM gene encoding bifunctional DNA-formamidopyrimidine glycosylase/DNA-(apurinic or apyrimidinic site) lyase: MPELPEVETTRRGIAPHLEGQRVSRVIVRDRRLRWPIPEDLDVSLSGQRIVAVERRAKYLLINAEVGTLISHLGMSGNLRLVEAGLPALKHEHVDIELESGLALRYTDPRRFGAMLWSHDPHNHELLLRLGPEPLTELFDGERLFQLSRGRSMAVKPFIMDNAVVVGVGNIYATEALFAAGIDPRREAGGISRARYLKLAIEIKRILTHAIERGGTTLRDFIGGDGQPGYFQQELFAYGRGAEPCKVCGTLLREVKLGQRASVFCPRCQK, from the coding sequence ATGCCTGAACTGCCAGAAGTCGAAACCACCCGTCGCGGTATCGCCCCCCACCTTGAAGGCCAGCGGGTCAGTCGCGTGATCGTGCGCGATCGGCGGCTGCGCTGGCCGATCCCCGAAGACCTGGACGTCAGCTTGTCCGGCCAGCGCATCGTCGCGGTCGAGCGGCGCGCCAAGTACCTGCTGATCAACGCCGAGGTCGGCACCTTGATCAGTCACCTGGGTATGTCAGGCAACCTGCGGCTGGTGGAGGCGGGCCTGCCGGCGCTCAAGCATGAGCACGTCGACATCGAGCTGGAGTCCGGGCTGGCCCTGCGCTACACCGACCCGCGGCGTTTCGGCGCGATGCTCTGGAGCCATGACCCGCACAACCACGAACTGCTGCTGCGCCTGGGGCCGGAGCCGTTGACCGAGCTGTTCGACGGCGAGCGGCTGTTCCAGCTGTCGCGCGGGCGCAGCATGGCGGTCAAGCCGTTCATCATGGACAACGCGGTGGTGGTGGGCGTGGGCAACATCTACGCGACCGAGGCGTTGTTCGCCGCCGGCATCGACCCGCGACGCGAGGCGGGGGGCATTTCCCGGGCGCGTTATCTGAAGCTGGCCATCGAGATCAAGCGCATTCTGACCCACGCCATCGAGCGCGGCGGTACCACCTTGCGCGACTTTATCGGCGGTGATGGCCAGCCCGGCTACTTCCAGCAGGAGCTGTTCGCCTACGGCCGCGGCGCAGAGCCTTGCAAGGTATGTGGCACGTTGCTGCGCGAGGTCAAGCTGGGGCAGCGCGCCAGTGTGTTCTGCCCGCGCTGCCAGAAATAA
- a CDS encoding multidrug transporter: MNVFRVLSVVLVLSLGLQALPAAAMQSASPAPDTASGDPTYTIQNPPAYAMIGDLVIARPLLIAATAIGAVLFVVALPFAALGGNVKETGKALVVDPGRAAFVRCLGCTTEGDASQP; the protein is encoded by the coding sequence ATGAACGTTTTCCGCGTCCTCTCGGTCGTGCTGGTTCTGAGCCTTGGCCTGCAGGCATTGCCTGCCGCCGCGATGCAGTCCGCGAGCCCCGCGCCGGACACCGCCAGTGGCGACCCGACCTACACCATCCAAAATCCGCCAGCCTACGCGATGATCGGCGACCTGGTGATCGCCCGGCCATTGCTGATCGCGGCGACGGCCATCGGCGCGGTGCTGTTCGTGGTGGCGCTGCCGTTCGCCGCGCTGGGCGGCAACGTCAAGGAGACGGGCAAGGCGCTGGTGGTCGACCCGGGGCGTGCGGCGTTCGTGCGCTGCCTTGGCTGCACCACCGAAGGCGATGCCAGCCAGCCCTGA
- a CDS encoding YfhL family 4Fe-4S dicluster ferredoxin: MSLIITDDCINCDVCEPECPNAAISQGEEIYVIDPNLCTQCVGHYDEPQCQQVCPVDCIPLDEAHPETEEQLMEKYRRITAKA, translated from the coding sequence ATGTCGCTTATCATCACCGACGATTGCATCAACTGCGACGTCTGCGAACCCGAGTGCCCGAACGCCGCCATCTCGCAAGGCGAAGAGATTTACGTCATCGACCCCAACCTCTGCACCCAGTGCGTGGGCCACTATGACGAGCCGCAATGCCAGCAGGTGTGCCCGGTGGACTGCATCCCGCTGGATGAAGCCCACCCGGAAACCGAAGAGCAGCTGATGGAAAAATACCGGCGCATCACCGCCAAGGCCTGA
- the coaD gene encoding pantetheine-phosphate adenylyltransferase: MNRVLYPGTFDPITKGHGDLVERAALLFDQVVIAVAASPKKNPLFSLEQRVELAREVTRHLPNVEVVGFSTLLAQFAKEQNANIFLRGLRAVSDFEYEFQLANMNRQLAPDVESLFLTPSEHYSFISSTLVREIAALDGDISKFVHPAVAEALTQRFKK, translated from the coding sequence ATGAACCGAGTGTTGTACCCAGGTACCTTCGACCCGATAACCAAGGGCCATGGCGATTTAGTCGAGCGCGCTGCGCTGCTGTTCGACCAGGTAGTGATTGCAGTGGCTGCCAGCCCGAAGAAGAACCCGCTGTTCAGCCTGGAACAACGGGTGGAACTGGCGCGCGAAGTCACTCGCCACCTGCCGAACGTGGAAGTGGTCGGCTTTTCGACCCTGCTGGCGCAGTTCGCCAAGGAGCAGAACGCCAATATCTTCCTGCGCGGCCTGCGTGCGGTGTCGGACTTCGAATACGAATTCCAGTTGGCCAACATGAACCGCCAGTTGGCGCCGGACGTTGAAAGCCTGTTTCTCACGCCGTCGGAGCACTATTCATTCATTTCTTCGACCCTGGTGCGGGAAATCGCCGCACTGGATGGCGATATCAGCAAGTTTGTTCACCCCGCTGTGGCCGAAGCCCTGACCCAGCGCTTCAAAAAGTGA
- a CDS encoding TetR/AcrR family transcriptional regulator yields the protein MVQRLKTRERIVQNSLELFNRQGERSVSTNHIAAHMEMSPGNLYYHFANKQEIVAVLFEQFQAKVEGFLQLPEGRVPTIDDMRDYLLALLEVMWSYRFFYRDLEHLLESDPALTARYQQFTRRCLHQGQAIYAGFVEAGILRLDAVGLEALALNAWIVLTAWIRHLCTSSAPTARLDEQALKRGVYQVLMLQSGYITAPWGQAVQALAEEFYVPLNLLHPAGA from the coding sequence ATGGTTCAACGACTCAAGACCCGCGAGCGCATCGTGCAGAACAGCCTGGAGCTGTTCAACCGGCAGGGCGAGCGCAGCGTCAGCACCAACCATATTGCGGCGCATATGGAGATGTCGCCGGGCAACCTCTATTACCATTTTGCCAACAAGCAGGAGATCGTCGCGGTCCTGTTCGAGCAATTTCAGGCCAAGGTCGAGGGCTTCCTGCAACTGCCCGAAGGTCGAGTACCGACCATCGACGACATGCGCGACTATCTGCTGGCACTGCTCGAAGTGATGTGGAGTTATCGTTTCTTCTACCGCGACCTCGAGCACCTGCTCGAAAGCGACCCGGCGCTGACCGCACGCTATCAGCAGTTCACCCGGCGTTGCCTGCATCAGGGCCAGGCGATCTATGCCGGATTTGTCGAGGCGGGCATCCTGCGCCTCGATGCAGTCGGGCTCGAGGCCTTGGCGCTGAACGCCTGGATCGTCCTGACTGCCTGGATCCGCCATCTCTGCACCTCGTCGGCACCCACTGCCCGGCTCGACGAGCAGGCGCTCAAGCGCGGGGTGTACCAGGTGCTGATGCTACAGAGCGGGTACATCACCGCGCCTTGGGGGCAAGCGGTGCAGGCGCTGGCCGAAGAATTTTACGTGCCGCTGAACCTGCTGCACCCCGCCGGGGCCTAA
- a CDS encoding sulfurtransferase, giving the protein MPIAQLTSPRQLAARMERPGLVILDCRSSLEDGDYGQRSYAEGHIEGAHFADLARDLSAEVTRGVTGRHPLPQPGRLLARLQAWGVNADSEVVLYDDGPGMYAARAWWLLAWLGKREGVSLLDGGLKAWHTSGLPLSLDPPASEPGHFSGKPDPHMVVSAQQLQERLGQGDLTLLDARAVARFRGEVEPIDPVAGHIPGAQCAVFTDNLDADGRFLAPEKLRERFAALLGQRPISELVAYCGSGVTACHNLFALCLAGYPLAQLYAGSWSEWITDAQRPRATGE; this is encoded by the coding sequence ATGCCCATCGCGCAATTGACAAGCCCCCGCCAGCTGGCTGCCCGCATGGAGCGGCCGGGCCTGGTGATCCTGGACTGCCGCTCGTCCCTGGAAGACGGCGACTACGGCCAGCGCAGCTATGCCGAGGGGCATATCGAAGGCGCGCATTTCGCCGACCTGGCCCGCGACCTCAGCGCCGAAGTGACCCGTGGCGTCACCGGTCGCCACCCGCTGCCCCAGCCCGGCCGCTTGTTGGCGCGGTTGCAGGCCTGGGGGGTGAATGCCGACAGCGAGGTGGTGCTTTATGACGACGGCCCCGGCATGTACGCCGCCCGCGCCTGGTGGCTGCTGGCCTGGCTGGGCAAGCGCGAGGGCGTGTCCCTGCTCGACGGCGGGCTCAAGGCCTGGCACACCAGCGGCCTGCCATTGAGCCTGGACCCGCCGGCCAGCGAGCCAGGGCATTTTTCCGGCAAGCCCGATCCGCATATGGTGGTCAGCGCCCAGCAATTGCAGGAGCGCCTGGGCCAAGGCGATCTGACCTTGCTGGATGCCCGTGCAGTGGCACGCTTTCGCGGCGAGGTCGAGCCGATCGACCCGGTGGCGGGGCACATTCCCGGGGCGCAGTGCGCGGTGTTCACCGACAACCTGGACGCCGACGGCCGCTTCCTGGCGCCGGAAAAGTTGCGCGAGCGTTTCGCAGCACTGCTGGGCCAGCGGCCGATCAGTGAACTGGTGGCCTATTGCGGGTCGGGGGTGACGGCATGCCACAACCTCTTCGCCCTGTGCCTGGCGGGGTATCCGCTGGCGCAGCTGTACGCCGGGTCGTGGAGCGAGTGGATCACCGACGCGCAGCGGCCGCGGGCGACCGGTGAGTAG
- a CDS encoding hydrolase, whose amino-acid sequence MRTPPSFRPAPGLANPHLQTLWGPLGRRTVHLQRQRERLWLADGDFLDLDWHASQAPEAPLVLVLHGLTGSSNSPYVAGLQRALAAQDWGSVAVNWRGCSGEPNLLPRSYHSGATEDLVEVIGHVRRLRPEAPLYAVGYSLGGNILLKHLGESGAASLLRAAVAVSVPFRLDQCADRIAQGFSKVYQAHFMRAMLAYISDKQERFELEGHTEGLARLAALGSLKNLRNFWDFDGTVTAPLNGFADAHDYYRRSSSRYFLPQIQTRTLIIQAADDPFVFPHSLPTANELSASTTFELQEKGGHVGFVDGRPGKLGYYLERRIPQWLAEHR is encoded by the coding sequence CTGCGCACGCCACCCTCTTTTCGCCCGGCACCCGGCCTGGCCAACCCGCACCTGCAAACCCTGTGGGGGCCGCTGGGCCGCCGCACCGTGCACTTGCAACGTCAGCGCGAGCGTCTGTGGCTGGCCGACGGCGACTTCCTCGACCTCGACTGGCATGCCAGCCAGGCGCCCGAGGCGCCGTTGGTGCTGGTGCTGCACGGGCTGACCGGCTCGTCCAATTCACCTTATGTGGCGGGCCTGCAAAGAGCCTTGGCGGCCCAGGACTGGGGCAGCGTTGCGGTCAACTGGCGCGGTTGCTCCGGCGAGCCGAACCTGTTGCCACGCAGCTACCATTCGGGCGCAACCGAAGACCTCGTCGAGGTCATCGGCCATGTCCGTCGTCTGCGCCCCGAAGCGCCGCTGTACGCGGTGGGCTACTCACTGGGGGGCAACATCCTGCTCAAGCATCTGGGCGAATCCGGCGCGGCCAGCCTGTTGCGCGCCGCAGTGGCGGTGTCGGTGCCCTTTCGCCTGGACCAGTGCGCCGACCGCATTGCTCAGGGCTTTTCCAAGGTGTACCAGGCGCACTTCATGCGCGCGATGCTGGCCTACATCAGCGACAAGCAGGAGCGCTTCGAACTCGAAGGCCACACTGAAGGGTTGGCGCGCCTGGCGGCCCTGGGCTCCCTGAAGAACCTGCGCAATTTCTGGGACTTCGACGGCACCGTCACCGCCCCGCTGAACGGCTTCGCCGATGCCCATGACTACTATAGGCGCTCGTCGAGCCGGTACTTCCTGCCGCAGATCCAGACCCGCACCTTGATCATCCAGGCGGCGGATGACCCGTTCGTGTTTCCTCACAGCCTGCCGACGGCCAATGAACTGTCGGCCAGTACCACCTTCGAGCTGCAGGAGAAAGGTGGGCATGTGGGGTTTGTCGATGGGCGGCCGGGGAAACTGGGGTATTACCTGGAGCGCAGGATTCCGCAGTGGCTGGCCGAGCATCGGTAG
- the rsmD gene encoding 16S rRNA (guanine(966)-N(2))-methyltransferase RsmD, which translates to MASTSPVKTRAHGGQGQLRIIGGEWRSRKLGFPEAPGLRPTPDRVRETLFNWLTPYVAGAKVLDPFAGSGALYLEALSRGASMALALDANAEAIASLRHNLDLLRCTVGQLLQSDATRYLETQTPTPFDLVFLDPPFHQNLLPATCALLESKGWLAPAAWIYTESETPPSSLQLPAGWRLHREKKAGQVYYALWQRG; encoded by the coding sequence ATGGCCAGTACCTCCCCCGTAAAAACCCGTGCCCATGGCGGCCAGGGTCAGCTGCGCATCATTGGCGGCGAATGGCGCAGTCGCAAACTGGGCTTCCCCGAGGCACCCGGGCTGCGACCGACACCGGACCGGGTCCGTGAAACCCTGTTCAACTGGCTGACCCCCTATGTCGCCGGGGCCAAGGTGCTCGACCCGTTCGCCGGCAGTGGCGCCCTCTACCTGGAGGCACTGTCGCGCGGCGCCAGCATGGCGCTGGCGCTGGATGCCAACGCCGAAGCCATCGCCAGCCTGCGGCATAACCTCGACCTGCTGCGCTGCACCGTCGGCCAGCTGCTGCAGAGCGATGCCACGCGCTACCTCGAGACCCAGACGCCGACGCCCTTCGACCTGGTGTTCCTCGACCCGCCGTTTCACCAGAATCTGTTGCCGGCCACCTGCGCCCTGCTCGAGAGCAAGGGCTGGCTGGCGCCTGCGGCCTGGATCTACACCGAGAGCGAGACGCCGCCCTCCAGCCTGCAATTGCCGGCAGGCTGGCGCCTGCATCGGGAGAAGAAGGCCGGGCAGGTGTATTACGCTCTCTGGCAGCGCGGCTGA